The Clostridium beijerinckii genomic sequence ACTGGTGTCATGATTAAGCTTGGAAAAGTATATGAAAATCTAATGGTAGATTTAAGAGCTACAAATGAAAAGCTAATTGAAAGAGCTAAAGGAATAGTTTGTAAAGCAACGGGTATAAACATGGAAGAGGCAACAGAAGCACTAAATAAAACAGATTACGATGTCAAACTAGCAATATTTATGATACTTTCAAAGCTAAATAAAGATGAGGCGAGAATTAAATTGGATAAAAATAAAGGTTATATAGCTAAAGCGTTACAAGAAATAGATAATAAGTAAAGGAGAGGAGATTTATGACAAATAAAGAGATTGCTATAAAATTAGTAGAATTAGTCGGAGGCAAAGATAATGTAAAATCAGTTACTAATTGTATGACACGCTGTAGATTTGAATTAAATAACTTTTCAAAAGCTAATATAGAAGCAATTAAGAAATCAGAAGGAGTTCTTGGTATAGTTGAGACAAAAGAACAACTACAAGTTATTTATGGACCAGGAAAGGTTAATAAAGTAACTGAAGAAGTAAAGAAATTAGTAGGGACAAAGGTAGTTATAGGAGAAGATGCAGTAGCTGAAACAAAGGCTAAATTGAAGGAAAAGAATGATACTAAGTTTAAGAATATTCTTAAAAAACTAGGAAATGTCTTCATTCCTTTGATTCCATTATTTGTGGCTTGTGGCCTTGTGCTTGCAATAAATAATATTGCAGGAGTGTATTTTAAAGATGCTTATACAAAAACAACAGCTGCTCAAATTATAGGGCTTATAGGAAATGGAGTATTTTCTATATTATCAGTTTTAGTTGGTGTAAATGCAGCAAAAGAATTTGGCTCACAAATGCCAATGCTCGGTGGAGTATTAGGCGGAATTCTTTCATCAGCAACTCTTGCAAACATAACTCTTTTTGGACAAAAGTTAACTCCAGGACGTGGAGGGGTTATATCAGTAATATTAGTAGTAGTGTTAGCTTGTTTCATTGAAAAAGCATGCAGAAAAGTTGTGCCAGATGTATTAGATTTGTTTGTTACTCCATTAGTTACACTTTCAGTTTCAGCATTAGCGGCACTATTTATCCTTCAACCAGTTGGAGGAGCTATTTCAGATAGTATAGGATTCTTAGTTGCAAAAACAATAGCATCAGATAATATTCTTATAGCAGTTATATCAGGTGCTGTATCAGGAGGTTTATTCTTACCACTAGTTATGACAGGAATGCATCAGGCTTTAACTCCAATACATGCAGATTTAATAGCGAATGTTGGGTATACTGTATTATTGCCTATACTAGCAACAGCAGGAATGGCACAGGTAGGAGCAACTATAGCTGTACTAAGAAAAACAAAAAATGAAAGACTAAAGAAAATTGCTAAAAATGGATTAGTACCAGGATTTTTAGGAATAGGAGAACCATTAATATATGGAATAACTTTACCACTTGGTAAACCATTTGTTGGAGCTTGTTTAGGAGCTGCAGTAGGTGGTGCAGCAATGGCTATATTTAAAGTAGGAGCAGTTGCTATGGGCGTATCAGGATTACCTTTAGCATTGTTAATTGCAAATGGGAAAATTGGGGTGTTCTTAATAGGAGTATTGGTTTCATATGCAAGTGGATATCTATTTACTAACATTTTAGGCTTCGATGACCCAATTGAATAATTTTAAAAAGACCCGAAAGGGTCTTTTTAGTTAATGAATAAGAGAATAGAATCATAGTAGATGTATGAATAATTTATCATGATATGTGAATTATAAAAAACTTTTATTTAATTTCATATAAATATAGCAAAGGGGCATTATTATGAATTATGGATTTTCTGTTTATTTTGGATTGGATAATACTAAAGAAGAAAATATAAAATTGTTAAAGGATGCACATAATCTGAATATTACAAGGATATTTACATCCCTTCATATACCAGAGGCAAATTATAATGTCTTAAAGTTAGAAGTAATAGAATTTTTTAAGTTAGCAAAAGAATATAATATGGATATAATAAGTGATATATCACCTAATACTTTTAAGTTCTTAGAATTAGAAAACATGGACTTAAAAGAATTAGGTAACATTGGTGTTAAGACTATTAGAATAGATTTTGGATATACCGAAGAAGAAATAGCGAGAATGAGCAAAAATCCTTATGGAATCAAAATTCAATTAAATGCATCAACAATTACTAAGAGATTTTTTGAGAGATTAGATAATTATTCACCAGACTATGAGAATATAGATGCACTTCACAATTTTTATCCAAGGGTGGGAACTGGAATCTCTGAAGAATGTATGAAAGAAAAAAATGCTATTTTGAGCGAGCGAGGGATTAAAGTCTCTGCTTTTGTGCAATCGAATAATAGAAGGAGAGCACCTTTAAAAGATGGATTACCAACATTAGAGGATCATAGAGGGAAAAATGTAAGAGAAGCTGCTAACCATTTATTTGCATTAGGAAATCAATGTGTTTTCATTGGAGATTCTCTTCCAAGTAAAAAAGAATTAGAAGATTTATCATCATTAGATCCTAATGCAGTTGAGCTACTAATAGAGTTAAAAGATTATAATGATATAACTCTAAAATTGCTAAAAGAAACTTATACCCAAAGAATAGATGAGGCTAGAGATGCAATAAGAGCAGCTGAAAGTAGATTGCTTCTTAATGGAGAAACTATAGAGCCATTTAATACAATAGACAAGAACTTCGGTGATATTACATTGGATAATGTAAATTATATGAGATATATGGGGGAATTACAGATTCTTAAAACAAATCAAAAAGCTGATATTAGAACAAATGTCATAGCTTCAGTTACGAAAGATTACTTATATTTATTGAAATATATAGATGGTGGTAAAAGATTTTATTTTAATATAAAATAATTGTAAGAGCAAAACCAAGTACGATAAGGTGTGAGATTATGAATGTATTACAGTATATTAAGCAAAATTATGACAGTTTTACAGATAGAGAAAAGTTAATAGCAGATTATTTAATAGAAACTAAGGAACGGATTATATCAATGTCTGCAAGAGATATAGCTGAGGCTACAAAAACTTCAGCTCCAACAGTAGTAAGATTTGCTAAAAAAATAGGGTTTAATACTTTAAATGAATTGAAACTAAAATTATCTATTAATATTAGCAAAGAAGAGGAAGCAGGAGCTATACAGTTTCAATATTTAGATAACGATTTAGGAACAAAAAATATTATCTATGGAATTAAACAATCAGTAGATTCAATTATGGAACAAACGGTCAGCTTACTAGATGAAGAATGTTTAGACAAAGCAATAGAACTACTTATAAGCGCTAAAAATATTTATATTTTTAGTGTTGGGGTATCAGGGCTTGTTGGCCAGGACTTCTATTATAAACTAAGCAGGATGAATAAGAGATGTATATGTAATACAGATACTCACCTTCAAATAACTTCATCTGTATTATTAGAAGAAGGAGATGTAGCACTAGCAATATCATATTCAGGAGAGACTAAGGAAGTCATTAAGTGTGTAAAAAATGCAAGACGTAGAAAAGTTCCAGTTATATCAATAACAAAGGCTAGTGTAAATAATACAATAGCTGATATTTCTGATATAGTAATTCGCATACCAGCTGTAGAAAAATCAATAAGAGAAGGAGCAATTAGCTCGAGAATTTCTCAATTAGCAATAATAGATATGTTATATATTGGGATGATTAGAAATAACATAAAAGAAGTAGAGGAGAAATTAATTTCTACAAGGAAAGCTGTTAAAGAACTATAAAAGTAAAATTACATAAGAATTAAAACATATTTACATTTAAAAGTTAAAAAGTGTTTAAATTTAACAATTTAAAAAGGTATGAAGAAAACAATTTATAAAGGGAAAAATATATAATTTTAACAAGAAAACAATTTAAGAATATACAATTTATAGGGAAAATCAGGGATATAGAGCATTTATATAAAGGAAGCAATTGCAAAACAGCAATTTCTAATAGCAGAATAAAAGGCTATGAAATGTAATAAGTAAGAAGATGTGTGGTAAATAGCTTATGAAAATATTAATAAAGAGGAAACATAGGGGGAAAAGGAAAATTCAAATTATAAATATCATAAGAGTAAAATAAAAGCTATGGTTATAAGATTAGTTGATATCTTATAATCATAGCTTTTGAACTAATGAATTTTTTAAAATATTTAGAGAGAGTTAAAATGCTTTAAAAAGTATTTTACTCTTATTATTTTTTTCGAAAACTGTAATATTTAATAATGAAAATAGCAGCTATTTAATTATTAGATCTCCATCATATGATGTAATTATTTTATATAAATCAGGGCGACGATCTCTGAATATTCCCCATTCAATACGTTGTGTCTCCAATTGATCTAAATCAAATTCAGCAACTAATACTGTTTCTTCTGTACGATTAGCTTCAACAATTTTATTTCCTTGAGGACCTGCTATAAAAGAAGAACCATAAAATGTTATTTTAGAATCTTCATCTTCTTCAACTCCAACACGGTTTGATGCAATTACAGGAACTAAATTTGCAGCAGCATGACCTAACATGCAAGCTTGCCAATGGTCTTTTGAATCAATAGAGCCGTCTTGTGGCTCAGAGCCAATAGCAGTAGGATAGAATATCATTTCAGCTCCCATTAAAGTCATACATCTAGCAGCTTCAGGATACCATTGATCCCAACAGATACCTACACCGATTTTTCCGTAGCGCGTATTCCATACTTTAAATCCGGTATCTCCAGGATTAAAGTAGAATTTTTCTTCATATCCAGGACCATCAGGAATGTGACTTTTTCTGTAAGTTCCAAGTATTTCACCATTAGCATCGATTATCGCTATAGCGTTATATCTAGCATAATTCTTCTTTTCATAGAAGCTTATTGGTAGCACTACCTTAAGCTCTTTAGCAATTTCTTTAAAATGATTTATTGCTTTATTTTGTGCTACTTCGGTAGCATATACATAGTAATCAGATTTCTCTTTTTGACAAAAATATGGAGTTTCAAATAATTCTTGAAGTAGAATAATTTGAGCACCTTTTCCAGCTGCTTCTCTTACGAATTTTTCTGCTTTAGAAATATTTTCATCAATATTACAAGAACAGCTCATTTGTGTAGCTGCAACTTTAACTTTTCTCATGTTATCACCTCATCTTATTTTTCTATAGTACTTTTAGGTTTCTTGGAAATGGCATTTGTTGAGTTGTGCAATGTACATTACCGCCTTCTTTAATAACAGCCATTCCATCTACAGTTCTTATTCTTCTTTTTGGGAAAGTTAAACTTAATACTTTCTCAGCCATTTTATCTGCTTTTGATGCATTTCCACCAAAAGTAGGTAAGATAATACCATCATTAACAAAATAAAAGTTTAGATAACTTAGAGTTAGCCTTTCTCCTTTGTATTCAGCTCTAGGTGGTTGATTAATTGGGATAATTTCAAACTTTCTGCCCTTTGCGTCTGTTGAATTTTTTAAGATTTCAATATTTTCTAAAGTAATTTTGTAATTTGCATCATTTGGATCATCACAAGTTTGAATAATTATTTTAGTAGGTTCAGCAAAGCAGGCTATATTATCAACATGGCCGTCAGTTTCATCTCCATCTAGTCCGTTCTTAAGCCAAATAATTTTTTCTATGTTCAAGTATTGCTTTAAATATGTTTCAATTTGTTCTCTAGTAAGGTTAGGATTTCTGTTAGGATTTAGCAAACATTCTTCAGTAGTAATCAATGTCCCCTCACCATCAGTATGAAGAGAACCTCCTTCCATAATTAAAGGAGCATCAAATTTTTTAATATTGTAATGCTCTAAAATTTGAGGAGCTACTTTATCATCTAAATCCCATGGTGCATATTTTTCACCCCAGGCATTAAACTTCCAATTTACACCTGCTCTATTTCCTTCGTCATCAATTAGAAATGTAGGGCCATTATCTCTAAGCCATGCATCACTATGTTCAATAGGGAGTAGTTCTATATTAGACTCACTAAAAAGTTTTTTTACATTATCCAATTCATATGGATTAACAATTACTGAAACTGGTTCAAATTCAGCAATTGATTGAATATATTCTGCATATCCAGCACAAACATCTTTATAGTTATCTGGATGACACATTGAATCTTTTACTGGCCAAGATATGAATGTACGCTCATGAGCAGTCCATTCAGCAGGCATTTTATAATTAAAATCTTTTGGATACATACAATACCTCTTTTTCATGCTTATATTTTATATTTTTAATACTATATATAGTATCTATCATATAATAAACTCCACATTGCATCAATGTCAAGGCCTGAATTATAGGAAGAATATAGATGGATTTTTAACGGTTACATTTTTAAGAATAAGGTATATTTTTTACCTTGATTATGTTTTTATGAAAATTGTAGAAATATACATCTATAAACGTTATCATAGGCCTAATACAAAATATTACACTATTTTTATAAATTAAACGTATAATTCATTGTGCTAAAATTATAGTGGTTATTATAACAATGTTTCATAGAATAAAGTATGGAGTGATTATTATGAGCTATATTCAAAAAGGTACACGTGAATTTCGCCATGCTAGTATTGCTTTATTTGCTGGCGGCTTTAATACATTTGCGATTTTATATTGTACACAACCATTAATGCCTTATTTGTCTAAGGAATTTGGTATATCACCTACAATGGCGAGTTTATCGCTGTCAGTTACAACATGTACATTGGCTGTTAGTATGTTGATTTTTGGTTCATTGTCAGAGGTTCTTGGGAGAAAGCCAATTATGTGTTTTTCTCTTTTCGCATCATCAATACTAGCAGTATTGACGGCTATTGTTCCTAATTTTAACAGTATGCTAGTAATACGATGTTTGCAAGGATTTGTCTTAGCGGGATTACCTGCAATAGCTATGGCTTATATTAGTGAGGAAATTGACAAATCAAGTTTAGGATTAGTAATGGGGTTATATATAAGTGGTAATTCTATAGGTGGAATGAGTGGACGTATTATTATAGGGGTAATTAATGATTTTTTTAACTGGAGATTAGCGTTGGCAGTTATAGGTATTTTAGGACTTATTTCAAGTTTTTTGTTTTGGAGAAAGCTGCCTTTATCAAAGCATTTCGAGGCTAGATCATTTGAAATTAAGAATTTAATTAAATCAAGTTTTAATCATTTAAAGAATCCTAATCTTCTTTGCTTATATGGTATTGGATTTTTAATTATGGGAAGTTTTGTTTCGTTATATAATTTTATAGGTTTTCAATTAATTGAACGACCATACAATTTGAGCCAAACCTTAGTGAGCTTTATTTTTGTAATATATATAGTAGGAACATTTAGTTCAACATTTATGGGACGTCTAGCAGATAAACATGGACAATATATAATGTTATGCATTTCAATTTTTATAATGTTATTTGGGATAAGCATTACATTAAATGTAAGTCTTTTGCTAAAGATTATTGGAATAGCTCTTTTAACATTTGGTTTTTTTGCAGGCCACTCAATAATTAGTAGTTGGATTGGCAAAATAGCAACTCATGATAAGGCTCAGGCGTCATCTCTTTATTTATTATTTTATTATGTTGGTTCAAGCGTTGGTGGAACTGCTGGAGGAACGTTTTGGTCTTTATACGGATGGGAAGGCGTTGTTATCATGATATCATGCTTTTTAGCAGTTGCATTTTTTATTCTAATTGGCTTATCATCAGTTTTAAAACTTATTAAGATAGAAAATCATGGATAGAACCTCGTTTATTTGCAAGAAATCAAAAAGCCAATGCTTAATGTTATTAAGCATTGGCTTTAAATCTCTAAAATAAGATCCAAAATATCGGTACTCTAATTTTGACGCCTATCTCTCGATAGGTGGGTGTTTTCACAGATGCCTCAATCGCTTTTAAAACCGTAAAAGGATTCACTCAAAAGTACATTTCATCATCTAAATATTAAACTCCCGAATTTAATTTGTAGGTTCAAAATAAGAGCTTAACGAATATCTCAGAATTAATAATCAAGGAAACGTGCACTCATTGTTGACAGTTAACATACTTGCGCTACTAATATAGTTAGCTCAAACTAGGTTTATCCACGGCACTCAGAAGTTATCATTTACCGCTGCTTCCTTCCAGATCTGACGGAATTCACAAGTTTCTGCTGCATGGGACCCGATTCTCAACACCACTTGTATTAGACTGACCAAATGGATTAAAGCCTATAATGAGAATTCAATCCTGCTATAGCGGATTGCAGGTTACAGGGCACCGCTAGCTCCCCATCTAGCACGAAAATTACTTATAATGACAAGCATTTTCTTGCCGTGAAATAATAATAACATCTTCAAAGCTTATATTCAAGAGACATTTCCGTGGGAATTTAAGTGAATATTTGATAATTTTTCGGTATTTGAAAAGATATTCTTCTAAAAAGTTATATGATTAGTTAGGAATAAATTATCGTAACTTGTTGAACAATAATAACAAATATGTTCATATAACTTGAGTAAGGAGTACTATTTATGAGTATTAAAAATGTTCAGCGTCAAGAAATAGAAAAAGTTTATGGTAAAATAAGTCCATTTGAATTCAAGAATGAATTAATAAATTTAGCTGAGGGGCAAAGAAAAAAGAGTGCCCGTACGTTATTAAATGCAGGAAGAGGTAATCCTAACTGGACTGCTGCAACACCTAGGGAAGCTTTTTTTACTTTTGGAATTTTTGCAGTAGAAGAAACAAGAAGAGTTTGGAATGATGTCGATTTAGCTGGTATGCCTAAAAAAGAGGGGATAGCTGAAAGATTTTATGATTTTTTAGACCAAAATAAAGAGATGCCAGGAATAGAGCTTTTAAGAAGAATAAGCGATTATGGTATTAAAAATCAAGGGTTTGATGCAGACTCTTGGATATTTGAGCTTACAGATTCTATTATAGGAGATAATTATCCAGTGCCAGATCGGATGCTAATACATATTGAAAAAATTGTTCATGAGTATCTTGTTTCAGAGCTTTGTTACAATAAACCGCCTGTAGGGAGATTTAATATTTTTGCAGTTGAAGGGGCTACTGCAGCAATGTGTTATATATTCGATAGCTTAATCGCAAATGAATTGCTGGCTCCTGGAGAAAAAATAGGACTAATGGTTCCAGTTTTTACGCCTTATTTGGAAATACCACATTTGCCGCGTTATAACTTTGAAATTATACATATTGAAGCGACAGAACTTACAGAGGATGGAACTCATACGTGGCAATACCCAGAATCAGAACTTAATAAGCTTAAAGATTGTAGTATTAAGGCTCTATTTGTTGTTAATCCAAGTAATCCTCCTTCTGTAGCAATTAAACCAGAGAGCGTTAAGCAGTTAATAAATATAGTAGAAGATTATAACCCTAATTTAATGATTATTTCAGATGATGTTTACAGCACTTTTGTAAATAATTATAGATCTCTAATGGCAGACTTGCCATATAATACGATAGGTGTTTATTCTTTTTCAAAATATTTTGGAGTAACTGGATGGAGACTTGGAACAATATCACTTTATTCAGAGAATATCTTTGATAAATTATTAAAGAATTTACCAGAAGATAAAAAGGTTGAGTTAAGGCAGCGGTATGGGGATCTTTCAACGACTCCAGATGATATAAAATTTATAGATAGAATTGTAGCAGACAGCCGACAAGTAGCTCTTAATCACACGGCAGGATTATCAACTCCACAGCAAGTCCAAATGGCCTTCTTTTGTGCGTTTGCTCTATTAGACGAAGAAAACACATATAAGAAACAAACCAAAGATATTTGCAAACGAAGACAAAAACTTTTGTTTAAGGGTCTAGGATTAGATTTAAGAGAAGATCCGTATGATGCTGCATATTATACAGAATTTGATTTATTAGAATGGGCTACTTGCTATTATGGAAGTGAATTTGGCGAATATCTTCAAATTAACTATAAGCCAGTAGATATTTTATACAAATTGGCTGAGGAATCATCTATAGTTCTATTAAGTGGTGGAGGGTTTAAAGGACCAGAGTGGTCAATTAGAATATCTCTGGCTAATCTTAATGA encodes the following:
- a CDS encoding MurR/RpiR family transcriptional regulator, whose protein sequence is MNVLQYIKQNYDSFTDREKLIADYLIETKERIISMSARDIAEATKTSAPTVVRFAKKIGFNTLNELKLKLSINISKEEEAGAIQFQYLDNDLGTKNIIYGIKQSVDSIMEQTVSLLDEECLDKAIELLISAKNIYIFSVGVSGLVGQDFYYKLSRMNKRCICNTDTHLQITSSVLLEEGDVALAISYSGETKEVIKCVKNARRRKVPVISITKASVNNTIADISDIVIRIPAVEKSIREGAISSRISQLAIIDMLYIGMIRNNIKEVEEKLISTRKAVKEL
- the aspD gene encoding aspartate 4-decarboxylase is translated as MSIKNVQRQEIEKVYGKISPFEFKNELINLAEGQRKKSARTLLNAGRGNPNWTAATPREAFFTFGIFAVEETRRVWNDVDLAGMPKKEGIAERFYDFLDQNKEMPGIELLRRISDYGIKNQGFDADSWIFELTDSIIGDNYPVPDRMLIHIEKIVHEYLVSELCYNKPPVGRFNIFAVEGATAAMCYIFDSLIANELLAPGEKIGLMVPVFTPYLEIPHLPRYNFEIIHIEATELTEDGTHTWQYPESELNKLKDCSIKALFVVNPSNPPSVAIKPESVKQLINIVEDYNPNLMIISDDVYSTFVNNYRSLMADLPYNTIGVYSFSKYFGVTGWRLGTISLYSENIFDKLLKNLPEDKKVELRQRYGDLSTTPDDIKFIDRIVADSRQVALNHTAGLSTPQQVQMAFFCAFALLDEENTYKKQTKDICKRRQKLLFKGLGLDLREDPYDAAYYTEFDLLEWATCYYGSEFGEYLQINYKPVDILYKLAEESSIVLLSGGGFKGPEWSIRISLANLNDDAYSRIGEALHKILDEYVTSWRNQGNKS
- a CDS encoding MFS transporter translates to MSYIQKGTREFRHASIALFAGGFNTFAILYCTQPLMPYLSKEFGISPTMASLSLSVTTCTLAVSMLIFGSLSEVLGRKPIMCFSLFASSILAVLTAIVPNFNSMLVIRCLQGFVLAGLPAIAMAYISEEIDKSSLGLVMGLYISGNSIGGMSGRIIIGVINDFFNWRLALAVIGILGLISSFLFWRKLPLSKHFEARSFEIKNLIKSSFNHLKNPNLLCLYGIGFLIMGSFVSLYNFIGFQLIERPYNLSQTLVSFIFVIYIVGTFSSTFMGRLADKHGQYIMLCISIFIMLFGISITLNVSLLLKIIGIALLTFGFFAGHSIISSWIGKIATHDKAQASSLYLLFYYVGSSVGGTAGGTFWSLYGWEGVVIMISCFLAVAFFILIGLSSVLKLIKIENHG
- a CDS encoding agmatine deiminase family protein, producing the protein MYPKDFNYKMPAEWTAHERTFISWPVKDSMCHPDNYKDVCAGYAEYIQSIAEFEPVSVIVNPYELDNVKKLFSESNIELLPIEHSDAWLRDNGPTFLIDDEGNRAGVNWKFNAWGEKYAPWDLDDKVAPQILEHYNIKKFDAPLIMEGGSLHTDGEGTLITTEECLLNPNRNPNLTREQIETYLKQYLNIEKIIWLKNGLDGDETDGHVDNIACFAEPTKIIIQTCDDPNDANYKITLENIEILKNSTDAKGRKFEIIPINQPPRAEYKGERLTLSYLNFYFVNDGIILPTFGGNASKADKMAEKVLSLTFPKRRIRTVDGMAVIKEGGNVHCTTQQMPFPRNLKVL
- the aguB gene encoding N-carbamoylputrescine amidase yields the protein MRKVKVAATQMSCSCNIDENISKAEKFVREAAGKGAQIILLQELFETPYFCQKEKSDYYVYATEVAQNKAINHFKEIAKELKVVLPISFYEKKNYARYNAIAIIDANGEILGTYRKSHIPDGPGYEEKFYFNPGDTGFKVWNTRYGKIGVGICWDQWYPEAARCMTLMGAEMIFYPTAIGSEPQDGSIDSKDHWQACMLGHAAANLVPVIASNRVGVEEDEDSKITFYGSSFIAGPQGNKIVEANRTEETVLVAEFDLDQLETQRIEWGIFRDRRPDLYKIITSYDGDLIIK
- a CDS encoding PTS transporter subunit EIIC gives rise to the protein MTNKEIAIKLVELVGGKDNVKSVTNCMTRCRFELNNFSKANIEAIKKSEGVLGIVETKEQLQVIYGPGKVNKVTEEVKKLVGTKVVIGEDAVAETKAKLKEKNDTKFKNILKKLGNVFIPLIPLFVACGLVLAINNIAGVYFKDAYTKTTAAQIIGLIGNGVFSILSVLVGVNAAKEFGSQMPMLGGVLGGILSSATLANITLFGQKLTPGRGGVISVILVVVLACFIEKACRKVVPDVLDLFVTPLVTLSVSALAALFILQPVGGAISDSIGFLVAKTIASDNILIAVISGAVSGGLFLPLVMTGMHQALTPIHADLIANVGYTVLLPILATAGMAQVGATIAVLRKTKNERLKKIAKNGLVPGFLGIGEPLIYGITLPLGKPFVGACLGAAVGGAAMAIFKVGAVAMGVSGLPLALLIANGKIGVFLIGVLVSYASGYLFTNILGFDDPIE
- a CDS encoding DUF871 domain-containing protein, with translation MNYGFSVYFGLDNTKEENIKLLKDAHNLNITRIFTSLHIPEANYNVLKLEVIEFFKLAKEYNMDIISDISPNTFKFLELENMDLKELGNIGVKTIRIDFGYTEEEIARMSKNPYGIKIQLNASTITKRFFERLDNYSPDYENIDALHNFYPRVGTGISEECMKEKNAILSERGIKVSAFVQSNNRRRAPLKDGLPTLEDHRGKNVREAANHLFALGNQCVFIGDSLPSKKELEDLSSLDPNAVELLIELKDYNDITLKLLKETYTQRIDEARDAIRAAESRLLLNGETIEPFNTIDKNFGDITLDNVNYMRYMGELQILKTNQKADIRTNVIASVTKDYLYLLKYIDGGKRFYFNIK